CAATTGTTAGAAGAACGTTTGTCACTGACACATTAACATAACTAATACTGATACTAGTAGTCTAGTACTAACGCTAACCAGTGGAAGTGAGTGTAGAGGTGTATGCTCCACCACAAATGCTTTGTAGTTTGAACGTGAGAATTGAGAATATTTAGTTGATGCAGTTATTATTATATCCTGAGATTCAATCATATGATCGTGACGTTGCGTTGGTGAAATCTCGTATATAGCAATGGATTTCATCACCATGACGCCATCACTGTATCATCATGACACCATGACACCAAATTTGAGCTGGGGGCAAGGAGAATCATCCACGAACTTatcaagaaaataatattaataattacaaGATTTGTAACAAATGATATATAGTGAGGTTAGAGTTTCAATATTTTTCCAACAAATAGGTCAAAATAATCAACTGAAAAAAGTATGTTCACAATTGCAATCTTTATTACATATGTATCTTACACCTAATAGTCCACTAAATTGCAACACCAAGGCCAAATCCAAATCGCCCACTTCgaaaacaaacaagaagaaataattaaaaacaacatgaaaaagaaaactgaGAGTAAAATGTTCATGAATATTGATCTAAACCATTCTTGAACATCCGGCTTCCAACAAAATCATCATCATGATCATTCATAAACAATTCCAAGCTGCTCAAATAATTGATGTCCCACAAGTTCATCGTATCAACATTGTTGTCCAACTTGGCgtctttataaataatattatccCCTGACGAATGATCGGATGAGAGCCACTTGAGGTCAATAATCTCCATTTCCTCAAGAAACTTCGAGAACTCCTCACCCGGTACTGATGATATACCCGACGCggtagaagaggaagaggaagaaggagaagtgGAGTTACTAATGTTAATGTGAGCATTTTCAGCACTAGTATTATGATGAGCAAAAGACATGTCCAGTAATATCTCATGTGGATCTAGCAACGGGACTTCATCGATGCAAAACCCATCATCAGTAGAAATTGTTGTGTTGCTCTTGTCCAAATGTATCCCTAATTGATGgtgttcttgtttttctttagTTTGTTTATCTTCTTGTTTTGTGTTCTTGTCATCATGAGGCTCTAAACTCCTGCTCCCTTGAGCTTGTTGTGAACCGTCTTGTTCAGGGAGAGGCTTATGGGTCATAGGGTCAATACCCATCTTCCTTAGTTTTTTCTTTATGTGTGTGTTCCAATGGTTCTTTATTTCATTATCAGTTCTTCCTGGTAAATGAGAGGCAATCTTTGACCAtctgcacaaaaaaaaaagattcgaaACTTAAGTAAGTTTAATTAACTCTTGATTTTGACTGTTAGGTCATTATCATCAAATCTACTAAATTAAACTACCTTGGTTAAAAATGCACgactaatttaattataagaTGTAGATTGGCCAATCTCTTTCATACATAAGAAATGATAAAGTTGGCGTGTTCTCTTGTAACTTTGTGTTCCCTCCGAGacattaataatattgaaaGCAAATGgcaacaatattttatatttttattactagTTAGTTACAACATCAGAGTTAAGGTTGGTAAaattaatgtttataaattttaggattttttttaatatggaaATCCAATGATTTTCAAGAGTGAAGAGAATAAACCTATTGCCAAGTTGGGCATGAAGATCAATGACCATCTGTTCTTCACATTCTGATAAAAGACCTCTTTTCAAATCAGGTCTCAAATAATTTATCCATCTTAATCTGCAGCTTTTGCCACACCTCAACAGTcctgatttttattaaaaaaaaaacagtcctgATTAAATTGATTAACCAAAGTAATTAGATTAACGATCAGAATGATTGATAAAACTAGTTAAACATACGAAAAATAAACTGATTAGGAAGGAACCCGTGAaaagtgaaaacaaaaaattatcaaGAACAAATAATAACGTGTGAGGACCACCAGTATCAAACACTATGACTTTTATTCGGGCCAAACACCATGATTGATCGGATTTTGAAAGTCGAAAAGAGAGAATTATTCCATTTCAAAAAGGGCGGTAAGAATGACTATAATTCCCCTGCATTGAAACTGTTACTGAAGATAGCTGCTAAAAGTATATTCATTTGATTGGTGCAAAATTATACTAGTATATGTATAGCAAAAGAACTTATgcaaattaattaacaaaaaggtAGAGC
The sequence above is drawn from the Raphanus sativus cultivar WK10039 chromosome 7, ASM80110v3, whole genome shotgun sequence genome and encodes:
- the LOC108814789 gene encoding LOW QUALITY PROTEIN: transcription factor MYB20 (The sequence of the model RefSeq protein was modified relative to this genomic sequence to represent the inferred CDS: deleted 1 base in 1 codon) codes for the protein MGRQPCCDKVGLKKGPWTAEEDKKLINFILTNGHCCWRTLPKLSGLLRCGKSCRLRWINYLRPDLKRGLLSECEEQMVIDLHAQLGNRWSKIASHLPGRTDNEIKNHWNTHIKKKLRKMGIDPMTHKPLPEQDGSQQAQGSRSLEPHDDKNTKQEDKQTKEKQEHHQLGIHLDKSNTTISTDDGFCIDEVPLLDPHEILLDMSFAHHNTSAENAHINISNSTSPSSSSSSTASGISSVPGEEFSKFLEEMEIIDLKWLSSDHSSGDNIIYKDAKLDNNVDTMNLWDINYLSSLELFMNDHDDDFVGSGCSRMV